The Qipengyuania aurantiaca genome contains the following window.
AAGTGCCGCGCCAGCAACTTGTCCCGATCCTCTATCTCCAGCCCGACACGCTGCGGAACCGGCGCGCGCTGGGTTTTGACATGTATTCCGAAGCGGTCCGCCGCGAAGCGATGGACCAGGCGACCCGCACGGTGCGGCCGACCGCGAGCGGCCGCGTCACCCTGGTGCAGGAAGGCGGAAACGAGGCAAGCGGCTTCCTTATTTATATGCCGGTGTTCGACGGGACGGGACCGACCCGTTCGCTCAAGGGCTTCATTTACAGCCCGTTCAACGCCGACCAGTTCCTCGCCTCAGCCTCGGAGCTCGTTACCGGAGCAGAGGCCAATGTCCGCTTTTACGACATCCAGGGGGGCGAACGCATCCTCATGGCGGCAAGCTCCTCATGGGCCGATGAAGGGGAGGTGGTCGAGCGCGAGGTCGACCTCGCAAACCGCTCCATGATGCTGGTCGTCCAATCGACGCGCGAGGCGACGCTTTCGCCGCTCTCCATGATCACCTTGCTGTTCGGTCTCGCGGTGGCGAGCCTGTTGCTTGTGGTCGCCCGGCTGCTGACCCAGCAGGCGCAAGAGGACAGCCGTTCGCTCGAATGGTTCGCGCAGCAGAACTCGATCCGCAATTCGCTGACCCGCGAACTCAACCACCGGGTCAAGAACACGCTCGCCAATGTCCTCTCGATCGTTTCGATGACGCGGCGGCGGGCGGATTCGCTCGACGAGTTTGCCGAAGGGATCGACAACCGCATCCGCGCGCTCTCGGCGACGCATGATCTGCTCACCCAGTCGGAATGGGGGACCACCCCCATCGCTTCGGTTATCGAGGTGGAGCTGGCCCCCTATACCGGCGACCAGGATCACGATGTCGTTGCCGAAGGTCCGGCGGTCGAGCTCGCGCCAAACGATGCGCTGTCGCTCGGCCTCGCGATCCACGAGCTCTCCACCAACGCGGCCAAATACGGCGCCTTGTCGGTGCCGGGCGGACGGATTTCGATCCATTGGGAACTGGTGAAGGAAAATCTTGCGCGCATCGACTGGGTCGAAAGCGGCGGGCCGCGCGTCGGTTTGCCGAGCAAGCGCGGCTTCGGCACCGACCTGATCGAAAAGATCGTCGCGCACGAGTTGCGCCACCCGGTGGAGCTCGAATTCCATCCTGACGGCGTACGGTGCAACCTCCTCGTGCCGGTCCGCGAACCGGGCGAATTCGAATTGCGCAGCAAGCAGAAGGCCGCACACCGGGGTCATTGAGCCCGGGTGTCCGAGCGTGGGTCCGAGGGCGCCTGCGCTGCGCGAAATGCCTTTCCGCTTGGGCCAGCCATGGGTCGATCAGGTTCCGCTCGTGCAACGCGTTCTAACGGTGCGCGAGCGCCCACCCATCCTCATGACCCCGCGCCCCCATCTGCTCTTATGCACAAAAGAAGAGGCCGCCCGGATCGCTCCGGACGGCCCCGTCCCCTTTTGAACATTTAGCTTGGGGTCAGCCGAGCGGGCGGCTCGATCCGAAGAACAGCGCCTGGCTGATGGCCGCGCGCACCGTCTGTTCCTGGAACGGCTTGGTCACGAGGTAGGTCGGCTCGGGACGGTCGCCGGTCAGCAGGCGTTCGGGATAGGCGGTGATGAAGATCACCGGCACGCTGTCGATCGCAAGAATGTCGTCGACCGCGTCGAGGCCCGAGGAGCCGTCGGCCAGCTGGATATCGGCCAGTACAAGGCCCGGCGTCTTTTCCGCGACGACTTCCTGCGCCTGCGTGCGCGTGGCGGCGGTGCCGCAGACCTCGTGGCCCAGCGAGGTCACAAGGTCTTCGAGCTGCATCGAAATGAGCGGTTCGTCTTCGATGATCAGCACGCTGGTCGCGCTCTCACGATCGATTTCACCGACCGCTTCCTGCACCAGCTTCTCGATCTGGTCGGCTTCGAGATCCATGATCTCGCCTGCCTGTTCGACGCTGAAGTCTTCGAGCGTGGTCAGCAGCAGGGCCTGGCGGTTGAGCGGCGTGATCGACTTCAGGCGATCCTGGGCTGCGCCTTCATGGCCCGTCCCGCCCTCTTCGGCCGGCACGTCCATATAGGCGCTCGACCAGACCTTGTTGAAGGCACGGTACAGCGGCACGCGGCCACCCTCGAGCGAAGATTTGAGATTTTCGTCTGCCAGCGCCGCTTCGAGCGTGGCGCGAACAAAGGCATCTCCGGTAGCCTGCGAGCCGGTCAGCGCGCGGGCGTAACGGCGGAGATAAGGCAGGTTTTTAGCAATCTGGTCACCAAGCGACATATAACCCCTTCCGTGGTTTGCGCGGGGAGAACGCCCGGCCTCGGCTTCGGTTCCATTTGATCTCCTGCAAAATTGGACGATTTGACAAATCGACGATTTGCTCCGACGGATTGCGAGGACATACTATCCGAGACCGACATGGAGTGGACCGGTTTTGATCGATGTTGCTGACCCCTACGATTGCCTGAAATGCCCGCTGCTGGACTGTCCTGGCTTGAGGCCGCTCGACGAGAAGCAGCGCGCCTATATGAACGGCATCAAGCAGGGCGAACGGCGCTTCGAACGCGGCGACCCGTTGGTGCACGAGGATGAAGACGTACGCCACCTCTATAGCGTGCTCGAAGGCGTGCTGATCCGCTACCGGACTTTGGAGGACGGAAGGCGCCAGATCGTGAACTTCATGTTTCCCGGCGACCTCGTCGGCCTGCAGGGCGCGTTCGACGAACCTTCGAGCCATTCGGTGGAGGCGCTAATCCCTTCGCGCCTGTGCCATTTCAAGCGCAGCGATTTCGTGCATCTCATCAAGGACAATCCGCAGCTGGGCTATGACGTGACCTGGCTCGCCGCCAAGGAAGAGACCGCACTCGAAGGGCATATCGTTTCGCTCGGCCAGCGCAGCGCGAAGGAGCGCGTGGTGTTCCTTGCCGTGTGGCTCCTCGACCGGGCGCTGGCGACCTGCGTGGCGCATGATGGCAACGCGCTGTCCATCCCGGTTACCCAGTCGCAGATCGCCGATATGCTGGGGCTTTCGCTCGTCCACACCAACCGGACTATCCGGGCGCTCGACAAGGAAGGGCTTGTCGAATGGAATGCGCGGGAGATCCGCGTGCCCGATATGGGCAAGGCATCCGAATACGCGAATTTCGACCGCAGCCGGAAGGGCCACCGCCCCTATATCTGACCCCAATCTTACAGGCGGTTAGGCAGCGTATTCAAAGATGGCGAAAAAATTTGCTTAAGGCGGGAACCCCATTCTTGTCGGGTCATTTAGTCTATGTCACCGCCGAGACCCCCCCTCCCGTCCAAGCGGCTGGTGATACGATCCCGAAAGGCCTTCGCTCCAAGAGAGCGGAGGCCTTTTTTTCGGTTCAGGCGAGGGGTGGCGGAAGGTCGCCATTTCGGCACCAGCAAGCCTCCGCCGGGCGGACGTATGATAGTTGGCCTGAAAGGTGAAGGTTCCGGTTCAGTCGGTGCTGAGCGCGCCGCGCAGGCGCGAAATGATGCCCTGCCTTTCGGGCTGTCTCAGGAGGTCGACAAGCACCTGCGCGTCGTAAGGTTTTTCGAGCACGCAGCCCATTTCGGCGATGTCGGCCGGAATGTCGTCGGGCATACCGGTCGAAAAGATGATGCGGGGGCGGTCGGGGCCAAGCGTGCGCAACAGTTCCGCGATCGCCCAGCCGTCGTCGCGATCGGCGAGATGCACGTCGAGAATGATGACTTCGGGCGGGGTGTCGCGCAGGGCGGCCAGTGCTTCGTCGGTTGTCGGGCATATGCCGACTTCGCGTACACCCGCATCCAGCAGGGCGCTTTCGATCGCGAGGCCGATAATCGCGTCGTCTTCCACCAGCAGCACCCGGCGGGGCATTCTATCGGCGGCTTTCCTAGACTTCTTCACGCGCGTTCCATCGATCCCGATTTGCGGGACCGCAGCCTTGCGCAGGGCCCCTCGCTAAGAAAAGGCCGGGGGGCGCGCTCAAGTTCCCGCGAGTGGCAAATTCGCCCCTATTGTGGCGAGGCTGCCACGCTTCTCCGGATCAGAGCGCTTTTTCGTAAATCACATATTCGCGGTTGATGGTGCTTTCGATGGTGTCGGCGATCGCGACCATCCCCTTGTTATCGTCGAGGATCCAGCCGATTTCGCCGCGCTTGCTGCCATAATCTTCGATCGCATTGCGGCGGATGAACTCAATCATCATGAAGGCGAGCTGGCTGGCAAGGCGCGAGCTCTGGAATTCCTTGAGCACGCCCATCAGCGGGACGCGCATGCCCGCGCCCATGGGCTTGCGCAGCCAGCGCAGCAGGCGGAACCAGCCGAAGGGGAGCAGCTTGCCGTCCACCTTCTTCAGCGTTTCGTTGATGTCGGGCAGCACCATCATGAAGGCGACCGGGCGGCCGTCCAGTTCGGCGATCATGTTGAGCCGCGGCTTGATGATCGGCTTCATCTTCTTCGCGGCGTGATCGATCTCGGCTTCGGTGAAGGGGACGAAACCCCAGTTGTCCGACCAGGCATCGTTGAGGATATGGAGGACCGTGCGTATTTCCTCGTCCCAGCGCTTCATGTCGATAGGGCGGATGCGGATACGCTCGTTGCGCTCGCCCGAGGTCACGATGCGCTGGACCAGCTTGGGAAAGCCCTTCTGGATATCGAGGTCGTAGGTCAGCAGGCGCTTGGTTTCGGTCATGCCGAAGCTTTCGATCCAGCCCGCGTAATGCGCCGGGTGATGGCCCATCATGATCATGGGCGAATGGTCCTGTCCCTTCACCAGCAGGCCGGGCTCTTCCCAGATCGAGAGCGAGATCGGCCCGATCATGCGGGTCATGTCCCTTTCCGCCAGCCACTCGCGGGCGCGGGTAAGGAGGGCGTGGGCGACCTCCTCGTCCTTGGCGTCGAAATAGCCGAACATGCCCGTACCCGGCCCCATGCCCTGCTCACGCGGCAGTTCTAGCGCAAGATGGTCGATATGCGCCGCGATGCGCCCGACAGGCTTGCCGGCACGCCTCGCGATGAAAAGCTGGACGGTGGCGTGGCCGAAGAACGGGTTTTTGGCCGGATCGACCAGTTCGAGCTGTTCGGAGCGCAGCTGCGGCACGTAATGCGGCTCGCGAGCAGCGAATTGACGTCCCAGGTCGACAAAGGCGGCGCGCCCTTTCTTGCCATCGACGGGTTCGATCACGATATCGTTGTTGGACACCAGCATTCCTTCGTTCAGCCCCGGTTAGCCCTGTGTAGGCTAGCCGTTCTTTGTCAAGGATGCCGCGCGCACGCGATCACTATGATCGAAAGCGGAGACTGTCCTTTTTCGTGCCTTTGCCTTAAGGGGCGCCCCAGGAAATTACGACCATGAACGCCGAACAGACCATCGCTGTTGCAAAATCCGCGTCCGCCGCGCGCGAGCGAGGCTGGCACTCGCAGATCGCCGACGACAAGGCGATGCTGCGCGCTGCCCGCGACCTGACCAAGGATATCGCCGAGCACCGCGCGGCGATTTACTGGACCGACATGGTGCTTTCTGCGCTCGTCGGATACGGCTCGCTGGCCGGTGCCATCCTTGCCGAGAACACAGCTGTCGCCATCGCGTTTGCCGTCGTGTCGGTCCTGTCGCTCTACCGCGCGCTGCTGTTCATCCACGAGATTTCGCACTTCCGGAACGGCGCGCTGCCGGGCTTCCGCACTGCGTGGAATGCGCTGGTCGGCGTGCCCATGCTGACGCCCTCCTTCATGTACGAGCAGGTGCACACGCTGCACCACAAGCGGACGCAATACGGCACGGTGGAGGATCCGGAATACCTGCCCCTCGCGCTGATGAACGCGTGGAGCCTGCCGCTTTTCGTCATCATCGCAATCCTCGCGCCCGTCGCCCTGCTGTTCCGCTTTGCGGTATTGGTCCCGCTTGGCGCGATCATTCCGCCGATCCGCCGCCTGACGTGGCAGCGGGCGAGCGCGCTGGCGATCAATCCCGAATTCCGCCGCCGTGCGCCCGAAGGCGACCTGCGCCCGCGCGTCCTGATGCAGGAGGCCGCCGGTGCGATCTGGGCCTGGGCGCTGATCGGCAGCGTCTTTGCTTTCGGCTGGAAGCCTCTGCTGGTGGCGCTGGGCGTCGCCTCGGTCGTGGCGCTGCTCAACCAGCTGCGCACGCTGGTGGCCCATCTGTGGGAGAACGAGGGCGAGGCGATGACCGTCACGGCCCAGTTCCTCGACAGCGTGAACGTGCCGCCGCCCGGCCGCATCGCGGAAATCTGGG
Protein-coding sequences here:
- a CDS encoding CHASE domain-containing protein; this translates as MRRGSRRRWLVDYPRAVPLAIFLLVAAVTIVSVFSIERGERVRQSAELNRQAQSMASAIERRAYSNSSFLRAGAALFGAQDQITAELFREFVAELRLDSDYRGAEGIGWAPALTAGDLEDFEVQLNSRRVGLSRVTPSLEEVPRQQLVPILYLQPDTLRNRRALGFDMYSEAVRREAMDQATRTVRPTASGRVTLVQEGGNEASGFLIYMPVFDGTGPTRSLKGFIYSPFNADQFLASASELVTGAEANVRFYDIQGGERILMAASSSWADEGEVVEREVDLANRSMMLVVQSTREATLSPLSMITLLFGLAVASLLLVVARLLTQQAQEDSRSLEWFAQQNSIRNSLTRELNHRVKNTLANVLSIVSMTRRRADSLDEFAEGIDNRIRALSATHDLLTQSEWGTTPIASVIEVELAPYTGDQDHDVVAEGPAVELAPNDALSLGLAIHELSTNAAKYGALSVPGGRISIHWELVKENLARIDWVESGGPRVGLPSKRGFGTDLIEKIVAHELRHPVELEFHPDGVRCNLLVPVREPGEFELRSKQKAAHRGH
- a CDS encoding response regulator, whose translation is MSLGDQIAKNLPYLRRYARALTGSQATGDAFVRATLEAALADENLKSSLEGGRVPLYRAFNKVWSSAYMDVPAEEGGTGHEGAAQDRLKSITPLNRQALLLTTLEDFSVEQAGEIMDLEADQIEKLVQEAVGEIDRESATSVLIIEDEPLISMQLEDLVTSLGHEVCGTAATRTQAQEVVAEKTPGLVLADIQLADGSSGLDAVDDILAIDSVPVIFITAYPERLLTGDRPEPTYLVTKPFQEQTVRAAISQALFFGSSRPLG
- a CDS encoding Crp/Fnr family transcriptional regulator, which gives rise to MIDVADPYDCLKCPLLDCPGLRPLDEKQRAYMNGIKQGERRFERGDPLVHEDEDVRHLYSVLEGVLIRYRTLEDGRRQIVNFMFPGDLVGLQGAFDEPSSHSVEALIPSRLCHFKRSDFVHLIKDNPQLGYDVTWLAAKEETALEGHIVSLGQRSAKERVVFLAVWLLDRALATCVAHDGNALSIPVTQSQIADMLGLSLVHTNRTIRALDKEGLVEWNAREIRVPDMGKASEYANFDRSRKGHRPYI
- a CDS encoding response regulator; protein product: MPRRVLLVEDDAIIGLAIESALLDAGVREVGICPTTDEALAALRDTPPEVIILDVHLADRDDGWAIAELLRTLGPDRPRIIFSTGMPDDIPADIAEMGCVLEKPYDAQVLVDLLRQPERQGIISRLRGALSTD
- a CDS encoding N-acetyltransferase, translated to MLVSNNDIVIEPVDGKKGRAAFVDLGRQFAAREPHYVPQLRSEQLELVDPAKNPFFGHATVQLFIARRAGKPVGRIAAHIDHLALELPREQGMGPGTGMFGYFDAKDEEVAHALLTRAREWLAERDMTRMIGPISLSIWEEPGLLVKGQDHSPMIMMGHHPAHYAGWIESFGMTETKRLLTYDLDIQKGFPKLVQRIVTSGERNERIRIRPIDMKRWDEEIRTVLHILNDAWSDNWGFVPFTEAEIDHAAKKMKPIIKPRLNMIAELDGRPVAFMMVLPDINETLKKVDGKLLPFGWFRLLRWLRKPMGAGMRVPLMGVLKEFQSSRLASQLAFMMIEFIRRNAIEDYGSKRGEIGWILDDNKGMVAIADTIESTINREYVIYEKAL
- a CDS encoding fatty acid desaturase family protein; amino-acid sequence: MNAEQTIAVAKSASAARERGWHSQIADDKAMLRAARDLTKDIAEHRAAIYWTDMVLSALVGYGSLAGAILAENTAVAIAFAVVSVLSLYRALLFIHEISHFRNGALPGFRTAWNALVGVPMLTPSFMYEQVHTLHHKRTQYGTVEDPEYLPLALMNAWSLPLFVIIAILAPVALLFRFAVLVPLGAIIPPIRRLTWQRASALAINPEFRRRAPEGDLRPRVLMQEAAGAIWAWALIGSVFAFGWKPLLVALGVASVVALLNQLRTLVAHLWENEGEAMTVTAQFLDSVNVPPPGRIAEIWAPVGLRYHALHHLMPSMPYHSLPEAHRRLARELGEASTYHGANHAGMGVLVARIARSTMGRK